A stretch of DNA from Candidatus Methanosuratincola sp.:
GCACCAGGAAGTATTGGGAATCTTCGGACCCTATCGAATAGCATTGCCATGCGTCGTCGTCAAGCCAGACCTGCCTGTAATACTCATCGAAATAGTCCGTGTGGACAGTGGTACCGGTTTCATCGATGACTTTAATGGTCACCGTTTCGTACGGATCTTCTTCCTCATACATCTCATCACAGAGGACCTTGTTCTTGAGATCAACTATGGGGAATGTGTACGAGAAGCCGGTCCATATCCATCCGGATTCGTTGTGGGTCTGTACTGAGACGTTCGCAACGAAATTGTCGTTCTGCGTTATGTTGTAGGTCATTGTAGCCGGAAGGGCATAGCCTGAGACGGTCACGGGGGTCGCTGGTGCTCCCTCGTCAGGCGTCACGTAGAAGTTAGGCGTGAAGTGTATCCTGTTGGTCGAAACGCCCACGTCCGAGGAAGGTATCGATGGGGTAGTCTCTGGATTCACGTCGGTGACCTTCAGCCAGTAGTTGACGGTACCGCCCTGAACCATGAACGGCACTGTACCGTTTATCCAGCCGTTGCCGACCGTGTAGGTGTAGTTCCTTCCTTCCTGGTCGAATGGAGCGGGCGGTGTAAACTCATAGTCTACCTCAGTCGGTCCAAGGACATCGCCAACGTAGAATGGACCTGCGTACCACCTGTCGCCCGCGTTAAGGTTTGCATCCGCGCTACCTGTGTTGGAGAGCCAAAGCCAGACCTGACCTCCGGTGATTGTCATGTTGCCGAGCCAGATGCTGATATCGCTCCCTGCAGGCACGTCCAATGGATCTGTGATGGTCCCATCAGGCAGAAAGACCACCGGCCTCTCCGTGATAGTCGCAGCCACTAGAGGGAATGCAACGAAGATCGCTGGAAGCATCAGAATTGCCACAATAGATAGGCTAAAAATCTTCTTACTGTCCATTTCTATTTCACCTATTATTTCGTGAAGAAGAGTATCCGTAGTTTAGTATATATACGTTATGTGTAAACGGAGGAGTATATACTGAATGTTGTGTACAATATATTATTAATATTGTAAATTGTGCACATTCCGCCCGCTTCAGGAGACCCTCTTCCTAAAGGACAGGAGCGCCAGGCCCTTCATCACTTCTCCGCCTTCCTTCTGATAGCCGATGCCGTCCATCGCGCCTTCGAGGAACCTGGCGAGCCACTCAGCACCGTCCTTTGAGAGCGACGTGGAGACGCACCTGAATACGACCCTCTCACCCTCTCTCCTCGCTTCGACCTCGTTCAGGTCCCAGCGCATGACCCTCAGCATCGTCTCGAGTATCTGTATCGGGTCGCCGTACTTGTCCCGTATGTAGATGCCGTACGTCTTGCCGCTGTCGTACCACTCCCTCAGCATGCCCTCGTCCCGACCGTTCCTCTCACAGATACTGTTCATCACGTCCAGGGGCACGAACGAACTCCCCAATACGCGCTGGACATGCACCATCTCGAGAAGGTCGGCGATCTCCCGGTAGGCAAAGCCGAGGCGGTCTATCCTGAGCGCCTGCGCGAGGAGGTCCTCAATGAACCTGACCGTCGACTCGCCCCTCTGCTTCGATATGAGGGCGACCTTATCGAGCAGGTCCTCGGATATGTAGACCAGCTTCTTGCCCCTCTTCTCAGTCTCCTTCAACTCAAAGACCACCCGAGGCACTCTTCCTGTACCGGTAGAGATGCCTTATGTTCCCTGTCCTTACGCTCTTCTCTACGGCTTCGTAACCAGACGCCTCGAAGGCGCCGCTCAGGAAGGTGGAGACGAGCTCGGATAGCTCCTTGGACATCCGAGGGCTGATGAGGGTGACCCTCAATTCCTCCCCTTTCTCCTCCACTGAGAGCTCGGCGAGGTTCCAGATCGTTGAGGCGAGCTCTTCCCTCAGATCTTCAAGCTGCAACCTGGCGGAACCAGACAAAGACCCGGAACCGGAAATCGAGTCGGGCGTGCTGCTCTTCAGCCGCATTGCCAGCCACCTTCCTGCTGCGTACCACGCCTCCATAGACTTCTCCTTGGAGTGCATGAATGCGATCGTGTTGATGTCGGACCAGAGGTTCTCGAGGCAGAGGACGTACCCGCGCTCCTGCAACGACTTCAGTTTTCCGCAGTCCTTGAGGGCGTCCTTCGGATTGAGGCCGAGGCTGTTGAAGGCGAGTGCAGACTCGAATGTCTCGTTCACCGTCTCGTAGAGTGTCTTGCCCTTGGACTTTGCCATAATGCTCATTTCCTCGAGCAGATCCTCCCTTGCAACGAAGGTCTTCCTCCTTTCCCCGCCCAACGAAAGCACCTCTCTCCAGCTCACGGACTACAGGTCGATTTTTTATTTTATAGGTCGACTTAATTAACTCTTTAGGAGAGGCACCGCTGGAGACTGATTGTGGACCGAAAATCACGCTCGTGCCGATGGTCCCCAAGAATTCTTTCTGGAATTGAGTTGCCCTACTGACCCGGGGACGGGGGCGACAGAAGCTTACTTAACCGGGGGATAGATCTTCAGAGTGCTCCCGTAGTAAGGGTCCTTCTTAGCCCCGTCATCCAAAGCCGCGAGAGCCTCGCCCGGGGTGAGGCCCCCCTCAACGATGTTGGACAGCAGCTCAAGGATCGCCCTGTCGGTCTGATCGAGGCTCACAAGCCCGTCCCATGCTATCACGTGCAAGGCGCCTTTCTGTCTCAGGGCATCCGCGAGGATGGTGTTGTTCAGGCCGTAGCAGCTGCTCAGCACCAGCGTTGCCCCGTTGAAGTCCCCCCGCATGCTCCTCTTGACGAACTGGGGGCCCACCGTGAAGAGCATTCCCTCAGGATCCTCGGGGGATATCATCCCGGGGGCCAGCTGGGACGTGTTCACCTCGTAGACGTAGCGATACCGGGAGAAGGGCTCCGCTGTGAAGAGGAATACTGCCCCCCCTATCCCTTGGTTGATCCCGGCGTGTACCCTGAGGATGATGAGGTTGTAGCCGTAGGAGGGCAGGTTCCTGTAAAGGGAGACGTCCACATCTGAGTCGGTGTGCAAGCCGTAGCTCACGTTGTGTTTACTCAAAAGATCCACAGCCCGGTCGGTGAACTCCGGGCTTTTGCTGTAGAACTGGTCCACGATCCCGACATACAGTGGAGGTGTGACTGCGTTTTTCGGCATCAGCAGGTACGCAGAGGCCGCCGCAACCGCCATGATGGCGATCACTGCGATGAGGAGCAGGGGGCCCCTGGACGGTCTCTTAACGGGCGTCTGGGGCTTTATGGTACTACGCTTCCGCTTCAAGGGCAACAACCCCGGTCGTTATATCCACAGTCAAGTCATAGGCGAAGATGTAACATCTGTTGGAGCCGCAAACACCTATATTTTTCTATTGTTCGGTCATCCCATTTGCCAACGGGAGGGGTTTTTGGCGGGGCACTTGGAAACAAAACATAATAAAACAAAATGAAGAGAGGTGATAAAACTAAGGCCCGTCATCCGTCCTCGCTGGCAGGATGTACCGCATGCCAGAGTGCTCCACCATGTCTACAGGCAGACCGTAGACCTCCTCGATTGTCTTGCTGTCGACGACCTCGTCCGGGCGGCCCTCCATGTGGATCTTGCCTCCCTTCATCAGGGCTATCCGGTCTGAGAAGAGGAGCGCGTGGTTCGGGTCGTGGAGGCTCATCACCACCGCGATGTTGCGCTCCCTCGAGAGGCGCCTTATCGTCCTCAGCGTGGTCACCTGGTTCCGGAAGTCGAGGTGGGCAGTCGGCTCGTCCAGGAGCAGAAGGCGCGGCTCCTGGGCTATAGCCCTCGCTATTAATACGAGCTGTCGCTCGCCCCCGCTTATGTTCGTGTAGACCCGGTCCCGCATCCCCGAGATCCCTACGGTGGAGAGTGCCTCCTCCGCCTTTTTGTGGTCGGTCCCGGAGGGCTGCTGGAAGAGGCTGAGGTAAGAGATCCGCCCCATCAGGACCACGTCGAAGACCGTGAAGGGGAACGAGGGGGTGTGGGACTGGGGGACGTAGCCGACTGCCTTTGCGAGGTCGCTCCTCGTGTAGCTTCTGATGTCCCTGCCGCAGAGTAGGATCCTACCCGAGGTCGGCTGCAGGAGGGAATTGATGCACTTCAGGAGGGTGGTCTTGCCGGAGCCGTTCGGACCCAGGAGAGTGAGCACCTCGCCCTCCGAGACCCTCAGCGAATCCGCCCAGATCGAGAAACCGT
This window harbors:
- a CDS encoding ABC transporter ATP-binding protein — protein: MEVVSVSGLRFSYGDGFSIWADSLRVSEGEVLTLLGPNGSGKTTLLKCINSLLQPTSGRILLCGRDIRSYTRSDLAKAVGYVPQSHTPSFPFTVFDVVLMGRISYLSLFQQPSGTDHKKAEEALSTVGISGMRDRVYTNISGGERQLVLIARAIAQEPRLLLLDEPTAHLDFRNQVTTLRTIRRLSRERNIAVVMSLHDPNHALLFSDRIALMKGGKIHMEGRPDEVVDSKTIEEVYGLPVDMVEHSGMRYILPARTDDGP